The following are encoded together in the uncultured Sphaerochaeta sp. genome:
- the argS gene encoding arginine--tRNA ligase yields MLEAVRETWKNLIEQQLHIYAAEMLGNAPELPALAVQSPPKPELGDLAFPLFAYAKVLRTAPPKLASELKTRIEQLADRPSGEILLSGPYLNVRIDMGSVATALSERIAQEKDRYGSSESLKGKKVTIEFSCPNTNKPLHLGHMRNDSLGESVAAILKANGAEVRKVNLINNRGVHICKSMLAYQRFGNNETPESSGIKGDHLVGKYYVKFAAWAKEDPSAEGQAQEMLQKWESGDPEVLALWEKMNGWTLDGLAESYEKMGISFDAYYYESETYTYGKDEILKGLEKGVFYREEDGSVWVDLEPIKLDKKVLLRKDGTSLYMTQDVGTAIMRHKDWPFDSLIYVVASEQRYHFMVLFYVLQLLGYSWADDLHHLSYGMVNLPDGKMKSREGTVVDADELVATLTNLARNEIREKEREDLVDDVDRTSSSIALGALNYYLLQVSPTKDMIFNPAESISFNGNTGPYLQYMGARISSMLRKYQDEEFADCHEMTFDSSLLTLPDERELVKQLARYQEVVERAGGAYDPSVVCSYLYEISKLFSRWYHDNPVLKASSRPLVRSRIELVSMVLQVIKNAFSLVGVPFLASM; encoded by the coding sequence ATGCTAGAAGCGGTACGTGAAACTTGGAAGAATCTTATTGAACAGCAGTTGCACATCTATGCTGCAGAGATGTTGGGCAATGCCCCTGAATTGCCAGCATTGGCAGTGCAGAGTCCTCCGAAGCCTGAGCTTGGTGATCTTGCTTTCCCTCTCTTTGCTTATGCGAAGGTCTTGAGGACAGCTCCCCCTAAGCTGGCATCTGAACTCAAGACCCGTATTGAACAGCTTGCTGATCGTCCCTCTGGTGAGATTCTCTTGAGCGGACCTTACCTGAATGTCCGTATTGACATGGGCTCCGTTGCAACCGCTCTTTCAGAGCGTATTGCACAGGAAAAGGATCGCTATGGGAGCAGTGAATCACTCAAAGGCAAGAAGGTTACCATTGAGTTCAGCTGTCCCAATACCAACAAGCCGCTTCATTTGGGTCATATGCGCAATGACAGCCTTGGTGAGAGTGTTGCAGCCATACTGAAGGCCAATGGTGCCGAAGTCCGCAAGGTGAACCTTATCAATAACCGCGGGGTGCATATTTGCAAGTCAATGCTTGCTTACCAGAGGTTCGGCAATAATGAGACTCCTGAATCCAGTGGTATCAAGGGGGACCATCTCGTTGGCAAGTATTATGTCAAGTTTGCCGCTTGGGCAAAAGAGGACCCCTCCGCAGAGGGGCAAGCCCAGGAGATGTTGCAGAAGTGGGAGAGTGGGGACCCTGAAGTGCTGGCACTTTGGGAGAAAATGAACGGATGGACACTCGATGGCCTTGCTGAAAGCTATGAGAAGATGGGGATCAGTTTTGATGCCTATTACTATGAGTCTGAGACATACACATATGGTAAGGATGAAATCCTCAAAGGTCTTGAGAAGGGTGTATTCTATCGTGAGGAGGATGGATCGGTATGGGTTGACCTGGAGCCGATCAAGCTGGACAAGAAAGTGCTCCTGCGCAAGGATGGAACCAGCTTGTACATGACCCAGGACGTGGGAACAGCCATCATGCGACACAAGGACTGGCCTTTCGATTCCTTAATCTATGTGGTTGCCAGTGAGCAGAGGTATCACTTCATGGTGCTCTTCTATGTGCTGCAACTGTTGGGTTACTCCTGGGCTGATGATCTTCATCACCTCTCCTACGGCATGGTAAACCTGCCTGATGGGAAGATGAAAAGCCGAGAAGGAACCGTTGTTGATGCCGATGAGTTGGTTGCTACCCTCACTAACCTTGCTCGTAATGAAATCCGTGAGAAAGAGCGCGAGGACCTTGTTGATGATGTGGACAGGACCAGCAGTTCCATTGCACTCGGTGCATTGAACTACTATTTGCTGCAAGTCTCCCCGACCAAGGATATGATCTTCAATCCTGCAGAGTCAATCTCATTCAATGGGAATACCGGCCCCTACCTTCAGTACATGGGTGCGAGAATCTCAAGCATGCTCAGGAAGTATCAGGATGAAGAGTTTGCCGATTGCCATGAGATGACTTTCGACAGCAGCTTGCTGACCCTTCCTGATGAGCGAGAGCTTGTCAAGCAACTTGCACGTTATCAGGAAGTCGTTGAGAGAGCTGGGGGTGCATATGATCCATCGGTTGTTTGCAGCTATCTCTATGAAATCTCAAAGTTGTTCAGCCGCTGGTATCATGACAATCCGGTCTTGAAGGCTTCTTCCCGCCCTCTGGTCCGTTCCCGTATCGAACTGGTAAGCATGGTCTTGCAGGTGATCAAGAACGCCTTCAGTTTGGTTGGTGTTCCCTTCCTTGCTTCGATGTAA
- a CDS encoding TetR/AcrR family transcriptional regulator, with protein sequence MKQQLILSLLELGSERGLDTVSLSLLAKHNNISKAAIFHHFQGREALIAELFSYCNTLAYKQKRSISLEGSANEVLSRAMAHWHHLYEDEVMRSFYRIIESEALTHGEAASIKRTLDEMLIGQSSILLESLSNSGRLDIEDLDLAIQSFSSVVQRFLYRILLDDDPDIEWEEERFINRFCSLYSR encoded by the coding sequence ATGAAGCAACAACTTATTCTTTCCCTATTGGAATTGGGCTCAGAGAGAGGTCTCGATACGGTCTCACTCAGCTTGCTTGCAAAGCACAATAATATCAGCAAAGCTGCAATCTTCCATCATTTCCAGGGCAGGGAAGCATTGATTGCAGAACTTTTCTCCTACTGCAACACACTCGCCTATAAGCAAAAGAGGTCCATCAGCCTGGAAGGTAGTGCAAATGAAGTACTCAGCAGGGCAATGGCTCACTGGCACCATTTGTATGAGGATGAAGTTATGCGTTCCTTCTACCGGATTATTGAGAGTGAGGCTCTAACCCACGGTGAAGCAGCAAGCATCAAACGTACACTGGACGAGATGCTCATAGGCCAGAGCAGTATTCTCCTTGAAAGCCTGAGCAATAGTGGCAGGTTGGATATTGAGGATTTAGATCTTGCAATCCAGAGTTTCAGCAGCGTCGTCCAGCGTTTCCTCTACAGGATACTCCTGGACGACGATCCTGATATCGAATGGGAAGAGGAACGATTCATCAATCGTTTCTGCTCGCTCTACAGTAGGTAA
- the rplU gene encoding 50S ribosomal protein L21: MYALVEILGKQYKAVEGETVQVDYISQNEAGSSLEYATVLAIVDENNATFGTPYVADAVVKATLLEHIKGDKIRVFKKKRRKGYTRTQGHRQRYSLITIDKIIA, from the coding sequence ATGTACGCACTTGTAGAGATTCTCGGAAAGCAGTACAAGGCCGTCGAAGGTGAGACAGTCCAGGTTGATTATATCAGCCAGAATGAGGCCGGTTCCTCCCTTGAGTATGCCACCGTTCTCGCCATTGTGGATGAGAACAATGCAACGTTTGGCACCCCCTATGTAGCAGATGCCGTTGTGAAAGCAACGTTATTGGAGCACATCAAGGGTGACAAGATCAGAGTGTTCAAGAAAAAGCGCCGAAAGGGCTATACGAGAACCCAGGGTCACCGCCAGCGGTACTCCCTGATCACGATCGACAAGATCATTGCATAA
- the rpmA gene encoding 50S ribosomal protein L27 — protein MAHKKGGGSSRNGRDSNAQRLGVKRFGGQLVKAGEILVRQHGTKFHPGENVGLGSDYTLFAKAEGTVLFHSRKNRKYISIVTE, from the coding sequence ATGGCACATAAGAAAGGTGGCGGTAGTTCCCGCAATGGTCGTGACTCCAATGCCCAGAGATTGGGTGTGAAGCGCTTTGGTGGACAGTTGGTCAAGGCAGGAGAAATCCTTGTTCGTCAGCATGGGACTAAGTTCCATCCTGGTGAGAATGTAGGCCTCGGTTCCGATTATACGTTGTTTGCAAAAGCTGAAGGTACCGTGCTGTTTCACAGTCGGAAGAACCGGAAGTACATCAGCATCGTAACTGAGTAA
- the obgE gene encoding GTPase ObgE, with product MFGFSDETYLDVASGNGGNGCVSFRREKYVPKGGPDGGDGGRGGDVVFVVKHNLRTLAHLKLVRTYRAENGRNGQGDRCYGRDGADIEIPVPPGTVIKDAQTGESLKDLTDEERWVFLKGGRGGQGNWHFRTATRQAPRFAQPGEKGEEMRVGVELLVIADIGFVGFPNAGKSSLLNILTNARTKVAGYPFTTKIPQLGMMRYDEHDIVLADIPGLIEGASEGSGMGIKFLRHISRTKGLAFLIDLSDERYLDAYDILCKELEAFEPELLNKYQVIIGTKTDEPGTGERLEELKQKYTDKEVIGLCVYLDQGVDAVKHAFIRMVEKQESARDISTVDEGGFTATVDHDAYYPEDPDEL from the coding sequence ATGTTTGGATTTTCAGACGAAACCTATCTTGATGTTGCCTCCGGAAACGGGGGCAACGGTTGTGTATCCTTTCGAAGGGAAAAGTATGTTCCCAAGGGAGGCCCGGATGGCGGCGACGGCGGCCGTGGCGGGGATGTGGTATTCGTCGTCAAACATAACCTGAGAACCCTGGCCCATCTGAAATTGGTCCGTACCTATCGTGCGGAGAATGGAAGGAATGGCCAAGGAGACCGCTGCTATGGACGCGATGGTGCAGATATTGAGATACCGGTTCCTCCTGGGACTGTGATCAAGGATGCCCAGACTGGTGAGAGCCTCAAGGATCTGACCGACGAAGAGCGATGGGTGTTTCTCAAGGGTGGCAGGGGTGGCCAAGGCAATTGGCACTTCCGTACTGCAACCAGGCAAGCCCCTCGTTTTGCCCAGCCGGGCGAGAAGGGCGAGGAGATGCGCGTTGGTGTTGAGCTGCTTGTCATTGCTGATATCGGCTTTGTCGGCTTCCCTAATGCAGGAAAGTCAAGCTTGTTGAATATACTGACCAATGCCCGCACCAAGGTGGCAGGTTATCCGTTCACCACAAAAATTCCTCAACTGGGTATGATGCGATACGATGAACATGATATCGTTTTGGCTGATATCCCTGGATTGATTGAAGGGGCCAGTGAAGGTTCTGGAATGGGAATCAAATTCCTCAGACACATCAGCAGGACCAAGGGCCTTGCCTTTCTCATTGACTTGAGTGATGAGCGATATCTTGATGCCTATGATATACTATGCAAGGAACTGGAGGCGTTCGAACCCGAACTGCTGAACAAGTATCAGGTAATCATCGGAACAAAGACTGATGAACCTGGAACTGGGGAACGACTGGAAGAGTTGAAGCAGAAGTATACGGACAAAGAAGTCATCGGCCTTTGCGTGTATCTGGATCAAGGAGTTGATGCGGTCAAGCATGCGTTCATCCGGATGGTAGAAAAGCAGGAATCGGCAAGGGATATTTCCACTGTTGATGAAGGTGGATTCACTGCCACCGTTGATCATGATGCCTACTATCCAGAGGATCCTGACGAGCTATAG
- the nadD gene encoding nicotinate (nicotinamide) nucleotide adenylyltransferase: MAEAVPTALVGGSFDPVHLGHLHLVHTVASSTAYRRFIFVPVARNNFKRNANPASAEHRMEMLHLGFAAYPGLYPEDPEMEFITDDCEINRGGISYTYDTVKHLYLHYNIKGRLAVVMGDDLLGDLQKWHAYEQLKELVTFVVIRREGDNAPFSDLAADLVYLENPRVEDSSTQIREAASVLGERDTLPKYISQLMPEEVAHYVESFRLYRA, encoded by the coding sequence TTGGCAGAAGCAGTACCCACGGCACTCGTGGGAGGCAGTTTTGACCCGGTTCATCTTGGTCACCTGCACTTGGTACATACGGTGGCTTCCTCCACTGCATATAGACGATTTATCTTTGTCCCGGTTGCTCGCAACAACTTCAAGAGGAATGCAAATCCAGCGTCTGCAGAACACAGGATGGAGATGCTCCATTTGGGTTTTGCTGCATATCCTGGTCTCTATCCCGAAGACCCTGAGATGGAATTCATCACTGATGATTGTGAAATCAATCGCGGCGGAATATCCTACACCTATGACACCGTCAAGCATCTGTATCTCCACTACAATATCAAGGGACGGCTTGCAGTGGTCATGGGCGATGATCTCCTCGGTGATCTCCAGAAGTGGCATGCCTATGAGCAGCTCAAGGAGCTGGTGACCTTTGTGGTCATCAGACGAGAAGGGGATAATGCTCCCTTCAGTGACCTTGCCGCAGATTTAGTGTATCTCGAGAATCCCCGGGTGGAAGATAGTTCAACCCAGATACGGGAAGCTGCAAGTGTGCTTGGAGAAAGGGACACATTGCCAAAATATATTTCACAGCTGATGCCTGAGGAGGTAGCTCACTATGTCGAGTCATTTCGACTCTACCGTGCTTGA
- the yqeK gene encoding bis(5'-nucleosyl)-tetraphosphatase (symmetrical) YqeK: MSSHFDSTVLEQELSETLSAQRYQHSIAVGETCVHLQHRYHEMFDEKELYQCGLMHDIARDWNAEALTQYADEHHLPLESEEKGWAVLLHAPVGGALLQERGFSQQLCIAVRYHTIGSIFMGRMGLLLYISDYIEPNRMHLDDEKRSSLLAEPTLEALCIRILKAERAHLLTKGKAVTHSGLELLHFLQEGGKL; the protein is encoded by the coding sequence ATGTCGAGTCATTTCGACTCTACCGTGCTTGAGCAAGAACTGTCAGAAACATTGTCTGCCCAGCGATACCAACATAGTATAGCTGTAGGGGAAACCTGTGTGCATCTTCAGCATAGATATCATGAGATGTTTGATGAGAAGGAACTCTACCAATGTGGTTTGATGCATGATATTGCTCGGGATTGGAATGCCGAGGCGCTTACCCAATACGCTGATGAGCATCATCTACCATTGGAGAGTGAAGAGAAGGGTTGGGCTGTTCTGTTGCACGCTCCCGTAGGAGGAGCTCTGCTACAGGAGCGAGGCTTTTCCCAACAACTCTGTATTGCTGTTCGTTATCATACAATCGGAAGCATATTTATGGGAAGAATGGGTTTGCTTCTCTACATCTCTGATTATATTGAGCCGAATAGGATGCACCTGGACGATGAGAAGCGATCATCCTTGCTTGCTGAGCCGACCCTTGAGGCATTATGTATCAGGATATTGAAAGCAGAGCGAGCACACTTGCTTACCAAGGGAAAGGCAGTCACCCACTCAGGGCTCGAGTTGCTTCATTTTCTCCAGGAAGGTGGAAAACTGTGA
- the rsfS gene encoding ribosome silencing factor — protein sequence MNDLVQANANTIGQFLEDHKCKDVNILDVTQECSWADCFIIATVSSVGHLRGVTHELWGALNELGLEVTNRHKKPAGDGWELIDCGDIIIHLMSSELRDFYSLERLWQKREKEEEQEE from the coding sequence ATGAATGATTTGGTACAGGCCAATGCGAATACTATTGGCCAGTTTCTGGAAGATCATAAGTGTAAGGATGTAAACATCCTCGATGTAACGCAGGAGTGCTCTTGGGCAGACTGCTTCATCATTGCAACCGTAAGCAGTGTAGGTCATCTACGTGGTGTGACCCATGAACTCTGGGGTGCCTTGAATGAACTGGGATTGGAAGTGACCAACCGGCACAAGAAGCCTGCAGGTGATGGTTGGGAGTTGATCGACTGTGGTGATATAATCATCCACTTGATGAGCAGTGAGCTTAGGGATTTCTATTCCCTCGAGAGACTCTGGCAGAAGAGAGAAAAAGAGGAAGAACAGGAGGAGTAG
- a CDS encoding LacI family DNA-binding transcriptional regulator, with amino-acid sequence MAVTIRDIAKEAGVSRGTVDRVLHKRKGVNEEVAKRVQAIADEMGFTPNLAGKVLARRKQPLRIGCLLPSIGNPFFNDVIAGFRQAERELSDFGVILDIIQIKSFDLDVHLKELKRLEAKHYDGVCVTTLDVQPVIEAIDRIAESGTTVVTVNTDIDSSHRLFYVGPDYYLEGKTASGLLQLCGKTQKRILIVTGSFNMKGHQERIRGFIEGLQEHGADYIVVDTVESLDDDTIGYERTRSCLEQHEYINSMYLTAAGVQGACQAVKDLGMQDKLRTFSFDDVPVTRSLVKEGVITFTICQQPERQGYDAIQKLFTHLMNQQDPIIDTITQTIIKIRENIEE; translated from the coding sequence ATGGCTGTTACAATTAGAGATATCGCAAAAGAGGCAGGAGTTTCCAGGGGTACCGTCGATCGAGTTCTTCATAAACGTAAAGGAGTGAATGAAGAGGTTGCAAAACGGGTACAGGCTATCGCGGATGAGATGGGATTTACCCCCAACCTTGCAGGAAAAGTACTTGCAAGAAGGAAACAGCCTCTAAGAATTGGGTGTCTTTTGCCAAGTATAGGCAACCCATTCTTTAACGATGTCATCGCAGGCTTTCGCCAAGCAGAACGTGAGCTGAGTGACTTTGGCGTAATCCTGGATATAATCCAGATCAAATCATTCGATCTCGATGTACACCTGAAAGAGCTCAAACGTCTGGAAGCAAAGCACTATGATGGAGTCTGTGTTACAACCCTTGATGTGCAGCCAGTAATTGAGGCTATCGACAGGATTGCAGAAAGCGGAACCACAGTGGTGACGGTTAACACTGATATTGACAGCTCACACCGTCTTTTTTATGTGGGACCAGACTACTATTTGGAAGGAAAAACAGCCAGCGGTCTCTTGCAGTTATGCGGGAAGACCCAGAAGCGAATCCTTATCGTTACCGGTTCTTTCAACATGAAAGGCCACCAAGAGCGTATCAGGGGATTCATAGAAGGGCTGCAGGAACATGGAGCGGACTACATTGTGGTGGATACCGTGGAAAGTCTTGACGATGACACCATCGGCTATGAGAGAACCCGTTCCTGTCTGGAACAACATGAATACATCAACAGCATGTATCTAACAGCTGCTGGTGTACAGGGAGCCTGCCAGGCGGTCAAAGACCTTGGTATGCAGGATAAACTGAGAACCTTCAGTTTTGATGATGTCCCGGTAACAAGGTCTCTGGTTAAAGAAGGGGTCATCACATTTACCATCTGCCAGCAACCCGAACGGCAGGGTTATGATGCCATCCAAAAACTGTTCACCCACTTGATGAACCAGCAAGACCCCATTATTGACACCATCACCCAAACCATCATCAAGATACGGGAGAATATTGAGGAGTAG
- the mmsB gene encoding multiple monosaccharide ABC transporter permease, with amino-acid sequence MRHSLGIKESMKKNSMLLVLIATMILFNGLISASGRGSLFVPANISNLISQNSYVVILATGMLLCILTGGNIDLSVGSVVALVGALAGTLIVNLGWNIYISIIICLLTGLAIGAWQGFWIAYVRIPPFITTLAGMLLWRGVALLILNGLTISPFPEEYLNYFNSFLPNTDDKAKVFTITFIIGVIICLIVIAYTLFNRQTKKKKGYQIEPFAFTIARIIFLSTAILLIASLLGQHKGIPVVLILLAVIVLGYSYFTSRSVPGRHLYALGGNEKAAKLSGINTNRVLFFAYANMGFLAGVAALVGVARFNSAAPTAGTNYELDAIGACFIGGASAYGGTGTVGGAIIGAIFMGVLNNGMSILGIDANWQKAVKGIVVLAAVVFDVLSKKRVKSS; translated from the coding sequence ATGAGACATAGCCTCGGGATCAAGGAATCTATGAAGAAGAATTCCATGCTTTTAGTCCTTATCGCAACAATGATTCTCTTCAATGGCTTGATCAGCGCCAGTGGGAGAGGTTCCCTTTTCGTCCCAGCAAACATCTCGAACCTCATCAGCCAGAACTCTTACGTAGTTATTCTGGCAACAGGTATGTTGCTCTGTATCCTTACCGGTGGAAACATTGACCTTTCAGTGGGTTCTGTCGTTGCCTTGGTTGGAGCTTTGGCCGGAACCTTGATCGTGAATCTAGGTTGGAATATATACATATCCATCATCATCTGCCTACTCACGGGACTTGCGATCGGGGCATGGCAAGGTTTCTGGATTGCCTATGTACGGATCCCTCCTTTTATCACCACCTTGGCTGGGATGCTGCTCTGGAGAGGGGTTGCCTTGCTTATCCTCAACGGCTTGACCATCTCCCCCTTCCCGGAAGAGTATCTGAATTATTTCAATAGCTTCCTGCCAAACACTGATGACAAGGCAAAGGTATTCACCATCACATTCATCATTGGTGTCATCATTTGCTTGATCGTAATAGCATATACACTGTTCAATCGACAGACCAAGAAGAAAAAGGGGTACCAGATTGAACCTTTTGCATTTACCATCGCACGAATCATTTTCCTTTCAACTGCTATCCTCCTGATCGCAAGCTTGCTTGGTCAGCACAAAGGCATTCCTGTTGTACTGATTCTGCTTGCAGTAATCGTACTAGGATATAGCTACTTCACTTCTCGCAGTGTCCCAGGAAGACATCTCTATGCATTGGGCGGCAATGAGAAGGCCGCAAAACTCTCGGGAATTAATACCAATAGGGTACTCTTCTTCGCATATGCGAACATGGGCTTCCTCGCCGGTGTAGCGGCCCTGGTTGGAGTGGCACGATTCAACTCTGCAGCCCCGACAGCGGGGACAAACTATGAACTCGATGCAATCGGAGCTTGTTTCATCGGAGGAGCTTCAGCGTACGGTGGAACAGGGACCGTTGGGGGAGCAATCATTGGGGCAATCTTCATGGGTGTCCTGAACAACGGTATGTCGATACTTGGAATTGATGCTAACTGGCAGAAAGCCGTCAAGGGTATCGTTGTTCTTGCTGCTGTGGTTTTTGATGTTTTAAGCAAGAAGCGGGTAAAATCCAGCTGA
- a CDS encoding sugar ABC transporter ATP-binding protein yields MKHITKLFPGVKALDDVNLDVRQGEIHAIVGENGAGKSTLMNILSGVYPSGSFEGEILIHGESCHFHTIRESEQKGIAIIHQELALVPYLTIGENMFLGNERGSYFRIDWDKTYNRADELLSMVGLEESSKIAIKDIGVGKQQLVEIAKALAKNVKVLILDEPTASLNDSDAKKLLDLLLQFKERGMTSILISHKLNEVSYVADRITVIRDGQVITTMDKYEKAFDENEIIKAMVGRSIEDRFPKRNTTIGEVSLEVEHWNVYNPLNPGRKICDDINIKLHRGEVVGISGLMGAGRTEFAMSLFGKSYGQDISGTIRVNGKEIHLNTVQQAIENKIAYVTEDRKTNGLILSKPIMENTTLANLQSISNHQIIDPDLEIQVSKNMVAKIGTKCSSVFEEVNNLSGGNQQKVLLGKWIFTEPDILMLDEPTRGIDVGAKYEIYTIINQLAEEGKSILVISSEMPEILGICDRIYVLSEGRIVGEMLGSEASQEAIMTCIIQNQKGARTS; encoded by the coding sequence ATGAAACACATCACCAAGCTTTTTCCCGGGGTAAAGGCCTTGGATGACGTCAACCTTGATGTCAGACAAGGTGAAATTCATGCAATTGTAGGAGAAAATGGAGCCGGTAAATCTACACTGATGAACATTCTCAGTGGGGTGTACCCTTCTGGCTCTTTTGAGGGAGAAATCCTCATTCACGGTGAATCCTGCCATTTTCATACCATCAGGGAGAGTGAGCAGAAAGGGATTGCCATCATCCATCAGGAGCTTGCCCTCGTACCCTATCTTACCATAGGTGAGAACATGTTTTTGGGGAATGAGAGAGGATCCTACTTTCGCATTGATTGGGATAAAACGTACAACAGGGCGGATGAGCTGCTCTCCATGGTCGGACTCGAGGAATCTTCCAAGATTGCGATCAAGGATATCGGTGTTGGCAAGCAACAGTTGGTTGAGATCGCCAAGGCACTCGCAAAGAACGTCAAAGTACTGATTCTTGATGAGCCAACCGCTTCGCTCAACGATTCTGATGCAAAGAAATTACTTGATCTCTTACTGCAATTCAAAGAGAGGGGAATGACCAGTATCCTCATCTCACACAAACTCAACGAGGTCTCCTATGTTGCCGATAGGATTACCGTCATCCGTGATGGTCAGGTCATCACCACCATGGACAAGTATGAGAAAGCATTCGATGAGAATGAGATCATCAAGGCAATGGTCGGTCGAAGTATTGAGGACCGATTCCCAAAACGGAACACAACAATCGGAGAGGTCAGTCTTGAGGTAGAGCATTGGAATGTCTACAACCCGCTTAACCCAGGGAGAAAGATCTGTGACGATATCAATATCAAACTCCACAGAGGAGAAGTGGTAGGAATCAGTGGCCTGATGGGTGCAGGCAGAACAGAGTTTGCCATGAGCCTGTTTGGAAAGAGCTATGGGCAGGACATAAGCGGAACCATCCGCGTCAATGGGAAGGAAATTCATCTGAACACCGTACAACAGGCAATAGAGAACAAGATTGCCTATGTGACCGAAGACCGCAAGACCAATGGTCTTATTCTCTCCAAACCCATCATGGAGAACACCACCCTTGCGAACCTGCAATCGATCAGCAACCACCAGATCATAGATCCAGACTTGGAAATTCAGGTATCCAAGAATATGGTGGCAAAAATTGGGACGAAATGTTCTTCGGTATTTGAAGAGGTCAACAACCTTTCTGGGGGCAATCAACAGAAGGTATTGCTGGGCAAATGGATTTTTACCGAACCAGATATACTCATGCTTGATGAGCCTACAAGAGGAATTGATGTAGGGGCAAAATATGAAATCTATACTATCATCAACCAACTGGCTGAAGAAGGGAAGTCCATCCTCGTCATCTCTTCCGAAATGCCTGAGATCCTCGGTATCTGTGACCGAATCTATGTACTCAGTGAAGGAAGAATTGTAGGGGAGATGCTTGGCTCTGAAGCGAGTCAGGAAGCAATTATGACGTGTATTATCCAGAATCAGAAAGGAGCAAGAACATCATGA
- the chvE gene encoding multiple monosaccharide ABC transporter substrate-binding protein: MKKCISVLMIVLLVATSLFAAGTKEQSGAAKIGVSMPTQSLQRWNQDGANMKQQLEAAGYQVDLQYAGDNDIPTQVAQLENMIVTGCDVLVIASIDGSALTEVLKQAKENDIEVIAYDRLIMNSDAVTYYATFDNFKVGTIQGEFIRDALKLDSTKGPYYIELFTGSPDDNNINFFFGGAMSILEPYIKSGKLVVPSGQTSKAQVATLNWSTEEAQKRMENLITANGYGPNGKRLDAVYSSNDSVANGITNALVAAGYTKENFPIITGQDCDKPAVKNMLQGLQAMSIFKDTRTLASKVVEMVNAIVKGEEVDVNDTTTYDNGTGVIPSYLCEPVFATVDNYKELLIDSGYYTEADIQV, translated from the coding sequence ATGAAAAAGTGTATCAGTGTGCTCATGATTGTGTTGCTGGTTGCAACATCTCTCTTCGCCGCCGGAACAAAAGAACAAAGCGGAGCCGCCAAAATTGGTGTCTCAATGCCCACCCAGAGCCTTCAACGCTGGAACCAGGATGGTGCCAACATGAAGCAGCAACTCGAAGCCGCAGGCTACCAGGTAGATCTGCAGTATGCAGGGGATAATGATATCCCAACACAGGTAGCACAACTCGAGAATATGATTGTCACTGGATGTGATGTACTCGTTATCGCCTCCATTGACGGCTCAGCTCTCACTGAGGTACTCAAACAGGCAAAGGAAAATGACATTGAAGTCATCGCCTATGACCGTTTGATTATGAACAGCGATGCAGTCACCTATTATGCAACCTTTGACAACTTCAAGGTTGGGACAATCCAGGGAGAGTTCATTCGAGATGCTCTCAAGCTGGACAGCACAAAAGGCCCCTACTACATTGAGCTGTTCACCGGTTCCCCTGATGACAACAACATCAATTTCTTCTTTGGTGGTGCCATGTCAATCCTGGAGCCATACATCAAGAGCGGCAAGCTTGTCGTTCCTTCCGGACAGACCAGCAAGGCTCAGGTGGCAACATTGAACTGGTCAACCGAGGAAGCCCAGAAGCGCATGGAGAATCTTATCACTGCAAACGGATACGGCCCGAACGGGAAACGCCTCGATGCAGTCTATTCCTCCAATGACTCAGTAGCGAACGGAATCACCAATGCCTTGGTAGCTGCAGGCTATACCAAGGAGAACTTCCCGATTATTACTGGTCAGGATTGTGATAAACCAGCAGTCAAAAACATGTTGCAGGGCTTACAGGCAATGTCAATTTTCAAGGACACCCGCACCTTGGCAAGCAAGGTTGTGGAAATGGTCAATGCCATCGTAAAGGGTGAGGAAGTCGATGTGAATGACACCACCACCTACGACAATGGTACTGGCGTCATCCCGTCCTACCTCTGTGAACCTGTGTTTGCAACGGTGGACAACTACAAGGAACTGTTGATCGACAGCGGATACTACACCGAAGCCGACATTCAGGTCTGA